The DNA segment GAGATGCGGCTGTCGCAGAGGAGGTGAAGAGCTTCGTTCCCAATATTACCACTGCAGTAGTTAAATGGGCGGTTGGTAGGAGGGCAGCTAAGTGCCTTCATCCAAAGAAAGCCCATACCCTAATTAAAAAGAAAGTTACTCATGCCCTAGCAAATATTGAGCACGTGGATCCCTACAAAATAGATGAGCCTTTAGAATTTATGCTCAAATTCGAGAGCTCCGTAGTAGGAGATATTGTTGCATTATTGCCCTATATTGAACGGATTGACGGACGGACGGTAAAGGCTGTCTTTGACGATTATCCTACCGCTATCAAAGCATTGAGAGGGGCAATATATCTCGGCGGCGTTACTGCGAGGAAATAATACCCATTTCTCCCTTTTATTTATCATTTAAAACACACAAACATTCAGCTTTAAGATCATTATCGATTCAATTTTAACGCGGTGCCTGTTAAATTCGTACTTGTTTCACATATCAAAAATAGAAGAGGTTAAACATGAGTCTGTGATGGGTATTCGGGAAGGTTCATGTCCAGTTTAAATCAACTTCCCCCGAACATCCAGGAGAAACTTAATAGACTGCAGCAGCTCCAGAGCACCCTCCAACAATTAATACTTCAAAAACAGAGGCTCGACCTCGAGAGAAACGAATCCGAGAGGGCATTAAAGCTTCTCGATGATGTCCCCTCTGACAAGAAAGTCTACAAGTCATCAGGGGCCATTCTTGTGGAGAAGGAGAAGGGGGATGTGGAGACGGAACTTAGGGAGCGCCTTGATTTTTTGGAGATGCGGGCTAAGGTCCTAACTAAACAGGAAGCTAACTCCCGAAAGAGGCTTAATGACCTCCAAGAGAGCCTCCAGCAGGACCTCAAACTAGGAGCCTGACCCCGGTTTCTGCCTTCGTAAGCCCCCTAACAGACCTTTCTGTTTACCAGCTCTAGCCCTTTTTATAGCCTCTCTCCTTGAATTGCCGCTCTGCCTAAGAATCGAGGTGTCCACACCAAGCTTTAGTATTCTGTTAAGGGCCTCGATAAGATCGGCAGTCCCCACGTAATCAATGGATTGAGTCGTTCCTGTAGGAACTAGGAGAGAGGTCCAAGGCACCTTATGCTTCATAGCCTCATCGAGGAGCACTGCGTTCAGACCAGATATCCCCCCCTCGCTAGTTGGCCTGACGCCGACTTGGATTAAGTCCTTCATAGGGAGACTGAACCCTAAGATAGGGCGCGTCCCCTTCGGAGTCGCGAAAGGCATTCCCTCGATGGATATAATCTCCTTCACCCCTTTCTCCCTGAGCCATTCCATCAACCCGATACCTATGGGCCAAGCATTCTCAGCATGGATTAGGGCATCCGAAACTACTAGTAGCACATCATTCTTTTTGTTCCCGTATATCCTAAAAACTGGGATGGGTCTCCCCTCAACGAGCAGGAACATGGGAGGAATTAGGTGGGATTTTAACTGAGCCCTCTCAATGAAACCCTTCTCACTAGCAATATACATCAAAGCGGTGTTCCCTATAAAACCGGCCCCCGCAAACCCAGTTACCACGACAGGGCTGCCCTTTTTCATTGGGCCTATCTCCACGATATCGACGTTACTTGACATGCCTAGAACTTAGGATAGAATCCATCCGCTTGGTTTAAAAATCACCCGACCACGCTCTCCTTATGATAGGCTTTCCCAATAATCCTGACAGTAAATTATCTGGATTCTCCTTTGAGAGTCTAAGGGAGCTTCTGATCGGTAAGATCCTACTGCTGTGTCACCACAACGCCGATCCTGATGCCATCTGCTCAGCATTCGGAGTTCAGATGTTAATTAGATCCATCGAACCCTTCTCGGATGCTAGGATCTTTCTCCCTGGGGGAGCCAGCAGCCTTACTCGAAGGATCATGGATGCCCTAGGTATCCAAGTGCAAAACGAGGCCTTTATTGACGACTATGATACCCTCGTGATCTTAGACACCGCGACTCCAATCCAGTTAGGCGATTGGGGAGAGAAACTATCAAAGTCCAGCGCCAAAAAGATAATTATCGATCATCACAGCAAGCATCCAACCATGATGAAAATTTCAAACTATTCCATGATCGACGAGTCCGCCACATCCACCTGCGAACTCGTGTATAATATTTACTCGGGTATGGGAGTTAAGCCGACACCAATAGTTGCTCGAGCTCTTCTACTGGGGATCGTTTACGACTCCAGACACTTCTTCATTGCCACTCCGAATACACTAAATGCTGCTTCTGCTCTCCTGGAGATCGATGGATCAATCCCTGAGATCTTTTCAATGCTTCGAAGTGAGCGAAAACGCTCTGAGAGGATAGCCCGCATAAAGGCAGCTCAAAGGATTAAGTTCCACGACACCAGGGGTTGGATCCTGGCCGCCTCCCGGCTTAGCTCATTCCACGCATCTTCAGCAAGGGCGCTTATTGGGTTGGGTGCTGATGCTTCAGTTGTCGCCGGGAGTGAGAAAGGTAATCTTAAAGCAAGTCTCAGGTCCACGGATTTATTCTACCAGGGGAGTCACATCCATCTAGGTGAGTTAGCCCAGACCCTTGGTGCGGAGTTCGACGGGTCAGGTAGTGGACATCCTACTGCAGCTGGCATAAACTGCAAGGGGGACGTCAATCTCTTTCTTGAGAGAGCTATCTTTATGCTCTCCGAGCTGCTTCAACAAGTATCAAAAAATCACCGGTAAAAGAAACCCGCCCGCGAAAAGGCCTAATAATATGGTTGGGTTTTTTTTAGTCTTAGGCATCTATCCCTAAAAGATTCTCCACCGAATCACCCACGACCTCATCCTTCTGCACTTTTGTAATGCCCGCGAAGCGGATACTGTCCAACATAAGCTCTATGTAATTACCTGCCTTCTCGAACCTGCTTCTATGGCCACCATTGGAGGACTCTGAGCCATATATCACCTTCTCAGAACCTATAGCCTTAACCGCCTGCTTAATGGCGACGGGGTTTGAATAACACATCTCTAAGTAAATGTTATTGTTTTTCACAGCCATCTTGGTGCTAAAAAGCTCCAAGTCGAAACATGTACCTCCGCCCATGTGAAGGATACCCAGTTTTACCTCGGGGAAGCTGTTTGCGATGTCTACGATATATGGGTTGTTCGGGATATTGTGGCCATAGTAGACAACCACAACAATCCCATACCTCTCAGAGAACTCCATCAGGGGATACATAAAATGTGCCGCTGCGTGCTGATGGCTCATCTTGATGCTCCTCCAGCCGTAATCCTTTAGGTATCTTTCGATCTCCTCGAGACCGACCTCTTAGTATCGTGGATTAAACAAAACAAATGGAATGAATCTCCCTGGGAATGATTTGTTAGCTTCAGCCACAAACTTGTTGCAATCGTCGGGTTCTTGGCTGCCCCGGATACAAATACCACCGCCACATAAACGTTTGCTGCATCCATGCTTTAGACCAGCAATTTTTACGGGATCCCTGCCCTTTGATATGTAACAATAAGCGTCAATAAAGAGCATGTACTAAATCCCCGTTTCGTTGGTTATATTGTTGCTACGTGACCGGATTCACGGCACAACCCATGTTTTTGAAGGAGATTCATTTTCACTAAGGCGTATGATCTAGGCCAAGAAGAAAAAGAGTCACGGAAAACCTGCATTTATATTGTTAAAAGACTCTAGTCAGAGGAGCCTAAAGACACTATTGTTATAAATATAATAGTCAGCGCTACCATTTTAGACGGAAATAGATTCTGGAAAGGGTCAAGCCATTGGGTATTATTGAGGTAAAAGATCTCCGGTATACATATCCTAACAACAAGTCCTCTGCATTAAAGGGGGTAAACCTCTCTATTAACGAGGGGGAGTTCATACTCCTGACGGGGCCCAGCGGATGCGGGAAGACCACGTTTAGCAGGTGCCTTAATGGGCTCATTCCTCACTTCTACAGCGGCGACCTCAATGGATCAGTCACTGTGAATGGCCTTAACGTGCTGGATCATGCCACATCTAAGCTAGCCCCTAATGTAGGGCTAATTTTCCAAAATCCAGACAATCAGATCTTTGCACTCACCGTTGAGAAGGATGTTGCCTTCGGCCTAGAGAACCTGGGCATTCCCAAAGAACAGATGATGAGGGATATCAGCTGGGCCCTTAAAGCTACGGGTATCGACCACCTTAGGAACAGAGGCACCCACGAGCTTTCCGGGGGACAGAAGCAGCGACTTGCTATTGCTTCTATCCTTGCTATGAGGCCTAAGATACTAGTTCTAGACGAGCCTACATCATTTCTCGATCCCATTGGCGCTGAGAAACTCTTTGAGGTCCTAGAAACCCTGAACATAGATCACAGAATAACGATCATTTTAATCGAACATAGGGTTGATATTGCAGCAAAATATGCCAATAAAGTTGTGGTCTTCGGGAACGGGGGGATAGTAAACATAGGATC comes from the Candidatus Bathyarchaeota archaeon genome and includes:
- a CDS encoding amidohydrolase family protein — protein: MERYLKDYGWRSIKMSHQHAAAHFMYPLMEFSERYGIVVVVYYGHNIPNNPYIVDIANSFPEVKLGILHMGGGTCFDLELFSTKMAVKNNNIYLEMCYSNPVAIKQAVKAIGSEKVIYGSESSNGGHRSRFEKAGNYIELMLDSIRFAGITKVQKDEVVGDSVENLLGIDA
- a CDS encoding prefoldin subunit beta, whose protein sequence is MSSLNQLPPNIQEKLNRLQQLQSTLQQLILQKQRLDLERNESERALKLLDDVPSDKKVYKSSGAILVEKEKGDVETELRERLDFLEMRAKVLTKQEANSRKRLNDLQESLQQDLKLGA
- a CDS encoding DHH family phosphoesterase; translation: MIGFPNNPDSKLSGFSFESLRELLIGKILLLCHHNADPDAICSAFGVQMLIRSIEPFSDARIFLPGGASSLTRRIMDALGIQVQNEAFIDDYDTLVILDTATPIQLGDWGEKLSKSSAKKIIIDHHSKHPTMMKISNYSMIDESATSTCELVYNIYSGMGVKPTPIVARALLLGIVYDSRHFFIATPNTLNAASALLEIDGSIPEIFSMLRSERKRSERIARIKAAQRIKFHDTRGWILAASRLSSFHASSARALIGLGADASVVAGSEKGNLKASLRSTDLFYQGSHIHLGELAQTLGAEFDGSGSGHPTAAGINCKGDVNLFLERAIFMLSELLQQVSKNHR
- a CDS encoding PAC2 family protein translates to MSSNVDIVEIGPMKKGSPVVVTGFAGAGFIGNTALMYIASEKGFIERAQLKSHLIPPMFLLVEGRPIPVFRIYGNKKNDVLLVVSDALIHAENAWPIGIGLMEWLREKGVKEIISIEGMPFATPKGTRPILGFSLPMKDLIQVGVRPTSEGGISGLNAVLLDEAMKHKVPWTSLLVPTGTTQSIDYVGTADLIEALNRILKLGVDTSILRQSGNSRREAIKRARAGKQKGLLGGLRRQKPGSGS